One region of bacterium genomic DNA includes:
- the cas2 gene encoding CRISPR-associated endonuclease Cas2 — protein sequence MADNETLLWVIYDIVEDKKRNRIAKACKDKGLYRVQKSAFVGKLNRNQLDELKIMCEDLIDDKEDSIYLFPMCNEDFKKVKLLGQSFDKKLISGELLAKFF from the coding sequence ATGGCAGATAATGAAACCTTACTCTGGGTAATCTATGATATTGTTGAAGATAAGAAGCGTAACCGCATTGCTAAGGCTTGTAAAGACAAAGGGCTTTACCGGGTTCAGAAATCAGCCTTTGTGGGTAAGTTGAATAGAAATCAGCTGGATGAATTAAAAATTATGTGTGAGGATTTGATTGATGACAAAGAGGATTCTATCTACCTCTTCCCTATGTGTAATGAGGATTTCAAAAAGGTCAAACTATTGGGACAGTCCTTTGATAAGAAGCTTATCTCAGGAGAACTTCTGGCAAAATTTTTTTAA
- the cas4 gene encoding CRISPR-associated protein Cas4 — MDTESTPMITPSEVIEHLFCPRFTYFMNCLKIPQHEEKRYKVLKGRELHSRREQENREYLRKRIGCIGKEILVYLASPRLRVRGIVDEVLTLTDGSMSPLDYKYTEFNDFLFKTHKIQSVIYAMLIKEIYQKPVNEGYICYVRSGNTLKKILYKSDDFEYTNKVIDEIFKVIMLGYYPKKTSYANRCVDCCYQNICV, encoded by the coding sequence ATGGATACCGAATCTACACCAATGATAACCCCATCTGAGGTAATCGAACATCTTTTTTGCCCTCGATTTACCTATTTTATGAATTGCTTAAAGATACCTCAACATGAGGAAAAAAGATATAAGGTGTTAAAGGGCAGGGAACTACATTCAAGGAGAGAGCAAGAAAACAGAGAATACTTGCGTAAAAGGATAGGATGTATTGGCAAAGAGATATTGGTTTATTTAGCCTCACCAAGACTTCGGGTGCGTGGGATTGTGGATGAAGTATTGACTCTAACTGATGGAAGTATGTCGCCACTTGATTATAAATATACCGAATTTAATGATTTCCTGTTCAAGACACATAAGATTCAATCGGTAATTTATGCGATGTTGATAAAAGAGATATATCAGAAGCCAGTAAACGAAGGTTATATCTGTTATGTGCGAAGCGGTAATACCTTAAAAAAAATACTTTACAAATCAGATGATTTTGAATATACTAATAAAGTAATTGATGAAATCTTCAAGGTGATAATGTTAGGTTACTATCCAAAGAAGACTTCGTATGCTAATAGATGCGTTGACTGTTGTTATCAGAATATTTGTGTGTGA
- a CDS encoding four helix bundle protein: protein MKSVEDLDVFRLAHEVTLEIYSLTNNFPEYERYGLISQIRRSSMSIPMNLMEGSHRLNTKEYRQFVGIARGSVGELKYQLMLSHDLGYISEDTYHHLRGKAESISKMLTRLVESLTDIDPHHRH from the coding sequence ATGAAAAGTGTTGAAGATCTTGATGTATTTAGGTTGGCACATGAAGTAACCTTAGAGATTTATAGTCTTACAAATAATTTTCCAGAGTATGAAAGGTATGGTTTGATTTCACAAATTAGGAGATCCTCAATGTCTATACCTATGAACTTAATGGAGGGTAGTCATAGACTTAATACAAAGGAATACAGACAATTTGTCGGTATAGCACGTGGCTCTGTTGGTGAATTGAAATATCAACTTATGTTATCTCATGATTTGGGATATATTAGTGAGGACACCTACCATCATCTTCGCGGAAAGGCTGAAAGTATTAGTAAAATGCTGACAAGGCTGGTAGAATCCTTGACTGACATTGATCCCCATCACCGACACTGA